One window of Bifidobacterium pseudocatenulatum DSM 20438 = JCM 1200 = LMG 10505 genomic DNA carries:
- the recO gene encoding DNA repair protein RecO, which yields MPLYQDEGVVLRTVKLGEADRIVTLLTRDHGKIRAVAKGVRRTKSRFGGRLEPFMRVSLLIAEGRSLDVISQAESVSAYARGICTDFKAYTAANVICETADKLVVTEQERSVAQYRLVLGALNALSKHAHEAAAIGDSYVMRALAIAGWTPRLRACVVCGEPISADRPWFFSISAGGLMCLTDHIRESFDVSWNAICQLQALVDGDWGELDGTALLPETRQMVEKWGEYYLERPIRSMRLLD from the coding sequence ATGCCGTTGTATCAGGACGAGGGCGTGGTCTTGCGTACCGTCAAACTTGGCGAAGCTGATCGTATCGTCACTTTGCTGACACGTGACCATGGCAAAATCCGCGCCGTCGCCAAAGGTGTGCGTCGAACCAAATCGCGTTTCGGAGGTCGTTTGGAGCCTTTCATGCGCGTCTCGTTGCTTATTGCGGAAGGGCGTTCGCTTGATGTGATTTCCCAAGCCGAGTCGGTGTCGGCGTATGCGAGAGGCATCTGCACCGATTTCAAGGCGTATACCGCAGCGAATGTGATTTGCGAAACCGCTGACAAGCTGGTGGTGACGGAGCAGGAGCGTTCCGTGGCACAGTATCGGCTGGTGTTGGGAGCGTTGAATGCCCTTTCCAAGCATGCGCATGAGGCTGCTGCGATTGGCGATTCCTACGTGATGCGTGCTCTTGCGATCGCTGGCTGGACGCCGCGTTTGCGTGCCTGCGTGGTGTGCGGGGAGCCGATTTCTGCTGATCGTCCATGGTTCTTTTCGATTTCCGCGGGCGGACTAATGTGTTTGACCGATCATATTCGTGAATCGTTTGATGTTTCGTGGAATGCGATCTGCCAGCTGCAGGCGCTTGTAGACGGCGATTGGGGAGAGCTGGACGGTACGGCGTTGCTTCCGGAAACCCGACAAATGGTGGAAAAATGGGGTGAATACTATTTGGAACGTCCGATTCGTTCCATGCGCTTGCTAGATTAG